TACTTTGGAAACATCTTGCTTACCAAGGCGGTGTTGCCTCACATGGTTGCTCAAAAACAAGGACATGTGACCATTATCAGTAGCGTTGCCGGAAAACTCGCCGCTCCTTTGCGTTCTACCTATTCAGCGTCCAAGGCTGCCGTTATTTCTTTTTTCGAAACCGTCAGGGCAGAATACCACCACAACGTAGAGGTGTTGGTGGTGTGTCCTGGGTATATCCAAACCAACGTATCGGTCAATGCCCTTACCGGAGATGGCTCTGCCCAGAATACAATGGACAGCACCACTGGCAGCGGTATTTTGCCCGAACGTTGCGCAGCCCTTATTGCCAGCGCCATTCGCAAGCGCAAGCAGCAGGTCATTATCAGTGGGGCAAGAGAAAAACTGGGAATCATTGTCAAGAAATTTTTCCCTCGTTTGTTTGCCC
This window of the Microscilla marina ATCC 23134 genome carries:
- a CDS encoding SDR family oxidoreductase, giving the protein MSKFTNKVIWITGASSGIGEALAYHFAAQNARLVLSARRQTELERVKKQCGAAADVLVLPLDLAQSNTFADKVAEVVQKFGQIDYLINNGGISQRSLIKETLAEVDRQIMEVNYFGNILLTKAVLPHMVAQKQGHVTIISSVAGKLAAPLRSTYSASKAAVISFFETVRAEYHHNVEVLVVCPGYIQTNVSVNALTGDGSAQNTMDSTTGSGILPERCAALIASAIRKRKQQVIISGAREKLGIIVKKFFPRLFAHMVRKAKVA